A genomic segment from Actinoplanes sichuanensis encodes:
- a CDS encoding LLM class F420-dependent oxidoreductase: MRFGLYGLHRDRNVDPAILARRARLAEDAGFESLWVGDHIALPSGEGNPPRLEAMIALTYLAAVTSRVRLGVGLIVLPQRQPVLLAKQVASLDVLSGGRLTVAVGAGYVEPELNAMGVTLAERGARTDEYLTAMRALWSAAPSFDGRFVSYSGVVQYPSPVQKPHPPIVVGGHSAAAYRRAVRQGDGWYGWGLEPDEVSRTLDTLAETARREERPADLGELEITITPPSPPDLDTVRRYADAGVHRLIIELEGIDDDRVDDLIASVGNDLVDRA; this comes from the coding sequence ATGAGATTCGGGCTGTACGGGCTGCACCGCGACCGCAATGTCGACCCCGCGATCCTGGCTCGGCGGGCCAGGCTGGCCGAAGACGCCGGATTCGAATCCCTGTGGGTGGGTGACCACATCGCGCTTCCCTCCGGCGAAGGCAATCCGCCCCGGCTGGAAGCCATGATCGCGCTGACCTATCTCGCGGCCGTGACCAGCCGGGTCCGTCTCGGGGTAGGCCTGATCGTGCTCCCCCAGCGCCAGCCGGTGCTACTGGCCAAGCAGGTCGCCTCGCTGGACGTGCTGTCCGGCGGGCGGCTGACCGTCGCCGTCGGCGCCGGCTACGTCGAGCCGGAGCTCAACGCGATGGGCGTGACACTGGCCGAGCGTGGCGCCCGAACCGACGAGTACCTGACCGCGATGCGGGCCCTCTGGTCGGCGGCGCCCTCGTTCGACGGCCGGTTCGTGTCGTACTCCGGCGTCGTCCAGTACCCGTCGCCGGTCCAGAAACCCCACCCGCCGATCGTGGTCGGCGGTCATTCGGCCGCCGCCTACCGGCGGGCGGTCCGACAGGGCGACGGATGGTACGGGTGGGGTCTCGAGCCCGACGAGGTCAGCCGGACACTCGACACCCTGGCCGAGACGGCTCGCCGCGAGGAGCGGCCGGCGGACCTCGGCGAACTGGAGATCACCATCACCCCGCCCAGCCCACCCGACCTGGACACCGTCCGCCGCTATGCCGACGCGGGCGTGCACCGGCTCATCATCGAACTCGAAGGCATCGACGACGACAGGGTGGACGATCTGATCGCCTCCGTCGGGAACGACCTGGTGGACCGGGCCTGA
- a CDS encoding dihydrofolate reductase family protein: MSKVRVHNLAVSLDGFATGDGQSLEAPFGHAGGRLMEWFFPTRAFQSMNGKDAGSEGVDNAYAAAWGPGIGAEIMGRNKFGPQRGPWSDEEWKGWWGDNPPFHTPVFVLTHHPRPTLEMDGGNTFHFVDASPAEVLAQAREAAGGLDVRIGGGPSTVRQFLAADLIDHMHVALVPIVLGRGVRLWDGLESLESRFTIESVTSPSGVTHLTFTRR; this comes from the coding sequence ATGTCGAAGGTACGGGTACACAACCTCGCGGTTTCACTCGACGGATTCGCCACCGGCGACGGGCAGAGTCTGGAGGCGCCGTTCGGGCATGCCGGTGGACGGCTGATGGAATGGTTCTTCCCGACCCGTGCGTTCCAGTCGATGAACGGCAAGGACGCCGGTAGCGAAGGGGTCGACAACGCGTACGCCGCGGCCTGGGGTCCCGGGATCGGCGCCGAGATCATGGGGCGCAACAAGTTCGGGCCGCAACGTGGGCCGTGGTCGGACGAGGAGTGGAAGGGCTGGTGGGGCGACAATCCGCCGTTCCACACCCCGGTGTTCGTGCTGACCCACCATCCGCGGCCGACGCTGGAGATGGACGGCGGCAACACCTTCCACTTCGTCGACGCGAGCCCGGCCGAGGTGCTCGCGCAGGCCCGGGAGGCGGCGGGTGGCCTGGACGTACGGATCGGCGGCGGCCCGAGCACCGTCCGGCAGTTCCTCGCCGCCGACCTGATCGACCACATGCATGTCGCTCTCGTCCCGATCGTGCTCGGCCGCGGTGTGCGCCTGTGGGACGGCCTGGAGAGCCTGGAGAGCCGGTTCACGATCGAATCGGTGACATCGCCGAGCGGCGTCACCCACTTGACTTTCACCCGGCGATAG
- a CDS encoding M28 family peptidase gives MRLRTVTAGPALAVVAVTALVLGTLPASASTTARPTTAAPAVSAALAPPTVNVANVNAHLQQLQNFATSNGGNRATGTAGHTATTTYLQQKLQAAGYTVTVQTCTTCSGSAKNIIADWPGGDTNNTYMFGAHSDGVSAGPGINDDGSGTATLLEAALQLAANNPTMTNHLRFGWWAGEEQGLIGSKFYVNSLTTAQKSAIKAYGTFDMIASTNGGYFVTGTDAVAVKLREYFTSISVPTETSTECCSDDGSFRNAGIPSSINSTGASYTKTSAQVTKWGGTAGQAYDPCYHKACDTYPSNINTTSLGRWANAELYAAWTLTTATSTTNDFSVSLSPATGSVNPGSTATATVSTATTAGSAQTVALTSSGAPSGVSVGFSPASVTSGGSSTMTVTTTTAAAAGSYTITVTGTGSVTRTASYTLTVNGTGTCSGAGQKLGNNGFETATTPWTATTGVVAANTGDAAPRTGTRNAKLGGYGSTHTDTLSQSVTLPTGCGSYTLSFYLKIVTSETTTSTQYDKLTVKVGSTTLGTFSNLNASAYTLRSYNLAAYAGQTVTLTFTGTEDSSLKTTFAIDDTALTVA, from the coding sequence ATGAGACTCAGAACGGTGACGGCAGGACCTGCCCTGGCTGTTGTCGCGGTGACGGCGCTGGTGCTCGGCACCCTGCCGGCCTCGGCGTCGACCACCGCGCGGCCCACCACCGCCGCACCGGCGGTCAGCGCCGCACTGGCTCCGCCGACGGTGAACGTCGCCAACGTCAACGCCCACCTGCAGCAGTTGCAGAACTTCGCCACCAGCAACGGCGGCAACCGGGCCACCGGCACCGCCGGGCACACCGCGACGACGACTTATCTGCAGCAGAAACTGCAGGCCGCCGGATACACCGTCACCGTGCAGACCTGCACCACGTGCAGCGGTTCCGCGAAGAACATCATCGCCGACTGGCCGGGCGGCGACACCAACAACACCTACATGTTCGGGGCGCATTCCGACGGCGTTTCCGCCGGTCCGGGCATCAACGACGACGGATCTGGTACGGCCACCCTGCTCGAAGCCGCACTCCAGTTGGCCGCGAACAACCCGACCATGACGAACCACCTGAGGTTCGGCTGGTGGGCCGGTGAGGAGCAGGGGCTGATCGGCTCCAAGTTCTACGTCAACTCGCTGACCACCGCCCAGAAGAGCGCGATCAAGGCGTACGGCACGTTCGACATGATCGCCTCCACCAACGGCGGCTACTTCGTGACCGGCACCGACGCCGTGGCCGTGAAACTGCGCGAGTACTTCACCTCGATCAGCGTGCCGACCGAGACGTCGACCGAGTGCTGCAGCGACGACGGCTCGTTCCGGAACGCCGGAATCCCGTCGTCGATCAACTCCACCGGGGCGAGCTACACCAAGACCAGCGCCCAGGTGACCAAGTGGGGCGGCACGGCCGGGCAGGCGTACGACCCCTGCTACCACAAGGCCTGTGACACGTACCCGTCGAACATCAACACCACGTCGCTGGGCCGATGGGCCAACGCCGAGTTGTACGCCGCCTGGACCCTCACCACGGCCACCTCGACGACGAACGACTTCTCGGTGTCGCTCAGCCCGGCCACCGGCTCGGTGAACCCCGGCTCCACGGCCACCGCCACCGTGAGCACGGCCACCACCGCCGGCAGTGCGCAGACCGTGGCGCTGACCAGCTCCGGCGCACCCAGCGGCGTCTCGGTCGGCTTCAGCCCGGCGTCGGTCACGTCCGGGGGATCGTCGACGATGACCGTCACGACCACGACGGCCGCCGCGGCGGGTTCCTACACGATCACCGTAACCGGAACGGGCTCGGTGACCCGCACCGCGTCCTACACGCTGACCGTCAACGGGACCGGCACGTGCAGCGGGGCCGGCCAGAAGCTCGGCAACAACGGCTTCGAAACCGCCACGACCCCGTGGACCGCCACGACCGGAGTCGTCGCCGCGAACACCGGTGACGCCGCCCCGCGAACCGGCACCCGCAACGCGAAGCTCGGCGGCTACGGCTCGACCCACACCGACACGCTGTCCCAGTCGGTGACCCTGCCCACCGGGTGCGGCTCCTACACGCTGTCGTTCTACCTGAAGATCGTCACGTCGGAGACGACCACCAGCACCCAGTACGACAAGCTCACCGTCAAGGTCGGCTCGACCACCCTGGGGACCTTCTCCAACCTCAACGCCAGTGCCTACACGCTGCGGTCGTACAACCTGGCCGCCTACGCCGGGCAGACCGTCACGCTCACCTTCACCGGGACCGAGGACTCCTCGCTGAAGACGACGTTCGCCATCGACGACACCGCACTCACCGTCGCCTGA
- a CDS encoding GlxA family transcriptional regulator: MTKESLHRVVVLVDAGSNPFELGCAIEVFGLHRPELGRDLYDFRLCAATRTTRMRDGFFDLTGIAPLDAVDEADTVIVPNRPDVEVPRHPVVLDAIGRAHARGARLIGFCSGAFTLAEAGVLDGRRATVHWQWAAGFRSRFPHVRLETDVLFVDDGDILTAAGSAAALDLGLHVVRRDHGAEIANAVSRRLVFAHRDGGQRQFIERPIPDIPEDSLGPLLAWIQERLDRPLTVADLAGRMAVSPATLHRRFRAELGTTPLAWLTAERVALACRLLERGESRLDVVARHSGLGTATNLRALLRRETGLTPTEYRHRFGRRPDQPQGRCREVARSATPAE; this comes from the coding sequence ATGACGAAAGAATCCTTGCACCGCGTGGTGGTACTGGTCGACGCCGGCTCCAATCCCTTCGAGCTCGGCTGCGCCATCGAGGTGTTCGGACTCCACCGGCCCGAACTCGGCCGCGACCTGTACGACTTTCGTCTCTGCGCGGCCACCCGGACCACTCGGATGCGCGACGGCTTCTTCGACCTGACCGGGATCGCCCCGCTCGACGCGGTCGACGAGGCGGACACGGTCATCGTCCCGAACCGACCCGACGTGGAGGTCCCGCGGCACCCGGTCGTCCTGGACGCGATCGGTCGGGCCCACGCCCGGGGCGCCCGGTTGATCGGCTTCTGCAGCGGAGCGTTCACACTGGCCGAGGCCGGAGTTCTGGACGGAAGGCGAGCCACCGTCCACTGGCAGTGGGCTGCCGGCTTCCGGTCACGTTTCCCGCATGTGCGGCTGGAGACCGACGTTCTCTTCGTGGACGACGGTGACATCCTCACGGCGGCGGGAAGCGCTGCCGCGCTCGATCTCGGCCTGCACGTGGTGCGACGCGACCACGGCGCCGAGATCGCCAACGCGGTCAGCCGCCGGCTCGTCTTCGCCCACCGCGACGGCGGTCAGCGGCAGTTCATCGAGCGGCCGATCCCCGACATCCCGGAGGATTCGCTGGGCCCGTTGCTGGCCTGGATCCAGGAGCGTCTCGACCGCCCGCTGACAGTCGCGGACCTGGCCGGGCGGATGGCGGTGAGCCCGGCGACGCTGCACCGCCGGTTCCGGGCCGAGCTGGGCACGACGCCGCTGGCCTGGCTGACCGCCGAACGGGTCGCCCTCGCCTGCCGTCTGCTGGAACGCGGCGAGTCCCGGCTGGACGTGGTCGCCCGCCACAGCGGCCTCGGCACGGCGACGAACCTGCGCGCACTACTGCGCCGCGAAACCGGCCTGACCCCCACCGAGTACCGGCATCGCTTCGGCCGTCGACCGGATCAACCGCAAGGCCGGTGTCGCGAGGTGGCCCGTTCCGCGACACCGGCCGAGTGA
- a CDS encoding cupin domain-containing protein — translation MTEPISLTTALASFAELWSPRIVTRVNDYDIRVAKVRGEHIWHTHDHTDEFFLVLEGELTIAMRDRTVVLRRGDVFTVPRGTEHKPSSVDGASILMVEPTGTVTVGDQHDEVPEHVDATTGHAL, via the coding sequence GTGACTGAACCGATCTCCCTGACCACCGCTCTGGCCTCCTTCGCGGAGCTGTGGAGCCCGCGCATCGTGACCCGGGTCAACGACTACGACATCCGGGTCGCCAAGGTGCGCGGCGAGCACATCTGGCACACCCACGACCACACCGACGAGTTCTTCCTGGTGTTGGAGGGCGAGCTGACGATCGCCATGCGTGATCGCACGGTGGTGCTGCGACGAGGTGATGTCTTCACGGTGCCGCGCGGAACCGAGCACAAGCCGTCGTCGGTGGACGGCGCGTCGATCCTCATGGTGGAGCCGACCGGGACCGTCACGGTCGGCGATCAGCACGACGAGGTACCCGAGCACGTCGACGCCACGACCGGGCACGCCCTGTAG
- a CDS encoding class I SAM-dependent methyltransferase, translating to MTTSSSSRAVQQYAATSDNLTARMAIHSFSTNPQHWFDFVAARLPATGDVLEVGAGTGELWSHVDHSGMRLTLTDFSEAMCAHLRTVDGATVEQCDATRLPFAAATFDTVVANHMLYHLDDPAAALRDFARVLRPGGLLLAAVNGRDHMTELLALGPQIGRPDLVLSTARNNITAETVPQMVARRFDTVTVERYPSDLAVPSPDPVLAFLASIAATPLTPAEESAARDLVEARIAAEGTFHIRKHTVLITARR from the coding sequence GTGACCACTTCGTCCTCGTCGAGGGCCGTCCAGCAGTATGCGGCCACCTCCGACAATCTGACCGCACGAATGGCGATCCACAGTTTCAGCACCAACCCACAACACTGGTTCGATTTCGTGGCCGCCCGCCTGCCCGCCACCGGGGACGTGCTGGAGGTCGGCGCCGGTACCGGCGAACTGTGGTCGCACGTGGACCACAGTGGGATGCGGCTGACCCTGACCGATTTCTCCGAGGCCATGTGCGCCCACCTGCGGACGGTCGACGGCGCCACGGTCGAGCAGTGCGACGCGACCCGGCTGCCGTTCGCCGCGGCCACGTTCGACACGGTGGTCGCCAACCACATGCTCTACCACCTGGACGACCCGGCCGCGGCACTACGCGACTTCGCCCGTGTGCTGCGCCCCGGCGGCCTGCTGCTGGCCGCGGTCAACGGCCGAGACCACATGACCGAGTTGCTCGCGCTGGGCCCGCAGATCGGCCGCCCCGACCTGGTCCTGTCCACGGCCCGCAACAACATCACCGCCGAAACCGTCCCGCAGATGGTGGCCCGCCGTTTCGACACGGTCACCGTCGAGCGCTACCCCAGCGACCTGGCGGTTCCCTCGCCCGACCCGGTCCTGGCATTCCTGGCCAGCATCGCCGCCACCCCGCTGACCCCGGCCGAGGAATCCGCCGCCCGGGACCTCGTCGAGGCCCGGATCGCCGCCGAGGGCACCTTCCACATCCGCAAACACACAGTCCTGATCACCGCCCGGAGATAG
- a CDS encoding alpha/beta hydrolase, producing the protein MRLTGILVPGRLYSTAGTLFDLADFILTGHGDAAEHVTWLAPEGLLDIDPEPFVRVHVEAALHRIDPSTRPILIAKSLGTRAAALAAERSLPAIWLTPLLVDPVVTAAITAGPAPALLIGGTGDRFWDSDAARATGKPFVEIPDADHALRVPGTVRDYTDALQEIATNIERFLDFVRSEKSPNTTFTVPESRRAVAPPQNP; encoded by the coding sequence GTGAGACTCACCGGAATCCTGGTGCCCGGCCGCCTCTACTCGACCGCGGGCACCCTCTTCGACCTCGCCGACTTCATCCTCACCGGGCACGGCGACGCGGCCGAGCATGTCACCTGGCTCGCGCCCGAGGGCCTTCTCGACATCGATCCGGAGCCGTTCGTCCGGGTGCACGTCGAGGCCGCCCTGCACCGCATCGACCCGTCGACGCGTCCGATTCTGATCGCCAAGTCACTGGGCACGCGGGCGGCCGCGCTCGCCGCCGAACGGTCGCTGCCCGCGATCTGGCTCACGCCCCTGCTGGTCGATCCGGTGGTCACCGCCGCGATCACCGCCGGCCCGGCGCCCGCCCTGCTGATCGGCGGCACCGGCGACCGATTCTGGGACTCCGACGCGGCCCGGGCCACCGGCAAGCCGTTCGTCGAGATCCCCGATGCCGACCACGCTCTCCGTGTCCCGGGAACGGTCCGTGACTACACCGACGCACTGCAGGAGATCGCGACGAACATCGAGCGATTCCTGGATTTCGTACGCTCGGAGAAGTCCCCGAACACCACCTTCACCGTCCCCGAGAGTCGGCGTGCGGTCGCACCGCCCCAGAATCCTTGA
- a CDS encoding nucleotidyl transferase AbiEii/AbiGii toxin family protein translates to MSVDDFYRDVARIALAVADKHGFVLGGGVAWLVNGLVARPTEDLDLFTDTAGGVAAAAGEVTSALTAAGYRVVREDADELFAGMDADIQEFLVAGSHRALRLTLCRLDRHRAPVVMDVGPVMHLDDLVATKVAALVNRREVRDYIDVAAALERYPLARIIELAHAADPALDPEDIADAGRYLDRLDDARFALYGLDRAAIDALRHRLKDWPRA, encoded by the coding sequence GTGAGCGTCGACGACTTCTACCGTGACGTCGCCCGGATCGCCCTGGCGGTCGCCGACAAACACGGGTTCGTCCTCGGCGGCGGGGTCGCGTGGCTGGTCAACGGCCTGGTCGCCCGCCCCACCGAGGACCTCGACCTGTTCACCGACACCGCCGGCGGAGTCGCCGCGGCAGCCGGTGAGGTCACCTCGGCGCTGACCGCGGCCGGCTACCGGGTGGTCCGCGAGGACGCCGACGAGCTGTTCGCCGGCATGGACGCCGACATCCAGGAGTTCCTGGTCGCCGGCTCGCATCGGGCCCTGCGTCTCACCCTGTGCCGCCTGGACCGGCATCGCGCGCCGGTGGTGATGGATGTCGGCCCGGTCATGCACCTCGACGATCTGGTCGCCACGAAGGTCGCCGCCCTGGTCAACCGGCGCGAGGTCCGCGACTACATCGACGTGGCGGCCGCCCTGGAGCGCTATCCGCTGGCCCGGATCATCGAGCTCGCCCACGCCGCCGACCCGGCCCTCGACCCGGAGGACATCGCCGATGCGGGCCGCTACCTGGACCGGCTCGACGACGCCCGGTTCGCCCTCTACGGACTGGACCGGGCCGCGATCGATGCCCTCCGCCACCGACTGAAGGACTGGCCACGCGCGTGA
- a CDS encoding DUF899 family protein yields MTVADMATWQAARDELLIREKAHTREGDAIAAARRKLPMVEVEPGIRVVGPAGAVPFTELFQGRDELVIYQHMWYDGTPHQGQCEGCTYAAWNLKDAVYLNARGVSFAFVTTGRWPEVAAFTEFMGYTQPWYSVRDTPAPVGGEMGRFACFLRDGDRVFLTYSTTGRGTEPANPTFALLDMTINGRGEAWQGIPDGRGPCWYWRTDVDGNPTWEGTGRPTPQWTRPGVTVEKTLGRDGHCH; encoded by the coding sequence ATGACTGTTGCTGACATGGCGACCTGGCAGGCCGCCCGGGATGAACTGTTGATCCGCGAGAAGGCGCACACCCGTGAGGGCGACGCGATCGCCGCCGCCCGCCGGAAGCTGCCGATGGTCGAGGTCGAGCCGGGCATCCGGGTGGTGGGGCCGGCCGGGGCGGTGCCCTTCACCGAACTCTTCCAAGGGCGTGACGAACTCGTCATCTACCAACACATGTGGTACGACGGCACGCCGCACCAGGGCCAGTGCGAGGGCTGCACGTACGCGGCGTGGAATCTGAAGGACGCCGTCTACCTCAACGCGCGCGGGGTGTCGTTCGCGTTCGTGACCACCGGGCGCTGGCCCGAGGTGGCCGCGTTCACCGAGTTCATGGGCTACACCCAGCCCTGGTATTCGGTGCGGGACACCCCGGCGCCGGTCGGCGGGGAGATGGGACGGTTCGCCTGCTTCCTGCGCGACGGTGACCGGGTGTTCCTCACCTACTCCACCACCGGGCGGGGGACCGAACCGGCCAACCCGACGTTCGCGCTGCTCGACATGACGATCAACGGCCGGGGCGAGGCGTGGCAGGGCATCCCGGACGGGCGCGGGCCGTGCTGGTACTGGCGCACCGACGTGGACGGCAACCCGACCTGGGAGGGGACCGGCCGCCCGACCCCGCAGTGGACCCGCCCCGGAGTGACCGTCGAGAAGACGCTCGGCCGGGACGGGCACTGCCACTGA
- a CDS encoding pentapeptide repeat-containing protein: MRTLTTRDWDAGAGKEKRHEGVQFSGLDLCETDLEGIEFSECVFRDGRFNCAQAVDVAFLNCRFVNCNFFDATFTNCKAVGSGFEGCGFDLTTVDGGDWSFIVLPRADLGSATFTGVRMREADLTGVRARNGTMRGLDLSAAQLTGADFTGCDLRGTDLQSFDPRTVEMRNAVITADQAVTLAMSLGLQIRDA; encoded by the coding sequence ATGAGGACGCTCACCACCCGCGACTGGGATGCCGGGGCCGGTAAGGAGAAGCGGCACGAGGGCGTCCAGTTCTCCGGGCTCGACCTGTGCGAGACCGACCTGGAGGGCATCGAGTTCTCCGAGTGTGTGTTCCGCGACGGCCGGTTCAACTGCGCGCAGGCGGTCGATGTGGCGTTCCTGAACTGCCGGTTCGTGAACTGCAACTTCTTCGACGCGACGTTCACCAACTGCAAGGCGGTCGGCAGTGGTTTCGAGGGCTGCGGCTTCGACCTGACCACGGTCGACGGCGGGGACTGGTCGTTCATCGTGCTGCCCCGCGCCGACCTGGGCAGCGCCACGTTCACCGGGGTGCGGATGCGGGAGGCCGACCTGACCGGGGTCCGGGCCCGCAACGGCACCATGCGCGGCCTGGACCTGTCGGCGGCCCAGCTGACCGGCGCCGACTTCACCGGTTGCGACCTGCGCGGCACCGACCTGCAGTCCTTCGACCCGCGCACGGTGGAGATGCGCAACGCGGTGATCACCGCCGACCAGGCGGTGACCCTGGCGATGTCGCTGGGCCTGCAGATCCGCGACGCCTGA
- a CDS encoding aldo/keto reductase encodes MEYRYVGGSGLRVSELCLGTMTFGNEADESASHAILDRYVEAGGDFIDTADVYAGGVSEEIIGRWLARQRRDSLVIATKGFWATGDAGNDHGGGRKHLISAVEASLRRLGTDYIDLYQLHCFDETTPVEETLSTLDTLVRTGKVRHLGVSNYAAWQLQKSVDVARFRGWEPFVAAQPLYNLIDREIETEFVPVCRNEGVGIIPWSPLRGGWLSGKYRRGMTSAPAGSRWDGDKQPWLGNWQDSVDGRVWAVTDALLDVASTVGRSPAQVALRWLGQRPGVTAPIIGARTTEQLADNLGATGWSLDDKHLEQLTAAGEQPLPYPHAYLARSPRRRA; translated from the coding sequence ATGGAGTACCGGTACGTCGGGGGCAGCGGGCTTCGGGTGAGCGAGCTGTGCCTCGGGACGATGACGTTCGGCAATGAGGCGGATGAGTCCGCCTCCCACGCGATCCTGGATCGGTATGTCGAGGCGGGCGGTGATTTCATCGACACCGCCGACGTCTACGCGGGCGGCGTCTCCGAGGAGATCATCGGGCGTTGGCTGGCGCGGCAGCGGCGTGACTCGCTGGTGATCGCGACCAAGGGGTTCTGGGCGACCGGTGACGCCGGCAACGACCACGGCGGCGGGCGCAAGCACCTCATCTCGGCGGTCGAGGCCAGCCTGCGGCGGCTCGGCACCGACTACATCGACCTCTACCAGCTGCACTGTTTCGACGAGACGACACCCGTCGAGGAGACCCTGTCGACGCTGGACACGCTCGTGCGTACCGGCAAGGTCAGGCATCTCGGGGTGTCCAACTATGCGGCGTGGCAGTTGCAGAAGTCGGTGGACGTGGCCCGGTTCCGTGGGTGGGAGCCGTTCGTGGCCGCGCAGCCGCTCTACAACCTGATCGACCGGGAGATCGAGACCGAGTTCGTGCCGGTCTGCCGCAACGAGGGGGTCGGGATCATCCCGTGGTCGCCGCTGCGGGGTGGCTGGCTCTCCGGCAAGTACCGGCGCGGCATGACGTCGGCCCCGGCCGGCAGCCGGTGGGACGGTGACAAGCAGCCGTGGCTCGGCAACTGGCAGGACAGCGTCGACGGGCGGGTGTGGGCGGTCACCGACGCGCTGCTCGACGTCGCGTCCACGGTCGGGCGCAGCCCGGCCCAGGTGGCGTTGCGCTGGCTGGGGCAGCGGCCCGGGGTGACCGCCCCGATCATCGGCGCCCGGACCACCGAGCAGCTCGCCGACAACCTGGGCGCGACCGGCTGGAGTCTCGACGACAAGCACCTGGAGCAGCTGACCGCGGCCGGCGAGCAGCCGCTGCCGTACCCGCACGCCTACCTGGCCCGGTCGCCGCGACGCCGCGCATGA
- a CDS encoding nucleotidyltransferase domain-containing protein, with product MTTVVPEWAADAATDLPYPLVFATVSGAHLYGFASVDSDLDLRASHILPAHEVVGLRTGPDTLERSGIRDGVELDVVSHDLRKFAKLFNSRNGYVLEQLVSPLVVVTSPLHTALKDLAPRMITSGHAHHYLGFSHSQQQLYHNTGRIKPALYTLRVLLTGIHLMRTGEVVCDLGVLGSRIPYVPDLIAAKREAEHGPMPARAAAYLAADIPALRAELEEARDESRLPAYADPAAVEALHELVVTTRLGQTSGMTLTSPSEVS from the coding sequence ATGACCACCGTCGTGCCGGAGTGGGCCGCGGACGCCGCCACCGACCTGCCGTATCCCCTGGTCTTCGCGACCGTGAGCGGCGCGCATCTGTACGGGTTCGCCTCCGTCGACTCCGACCTGGACCTGCGCGCCTCGCACATCCTGCCGGCGCACGAGGTGGTCGGTCTGCGCACCGGCCCGGACACCCTCGAACGGTCCGGCATCCGCGACGGCGTCGAACTCGACGTGGTCAGCCACGACCTGCGCAAGTTCGCGAAGCTGTTCAACAGCCGCAACGGCTACGTGCTGGAGCAGCTCGTCTCGCCGCTGGTGGTGGTGACCTCGCCGCTGCACACCGCCCTCAAGGATCTCGCACCCCGGATGATCACCAGCGGACACGCGCACCACTATCTGGGGTTCTCGCACAGCCAGCAGCAGCTCTACCACAACACCGGCCGGATCAAGCCGGCCCTGTACACGCTGCGCGTGCTGCTCACCGGCATCCACCTGATGCGCACCGGCGAGGTGGTCTGCGACCTGGGCGTGCTGGGTTCCCGAATCCCTTACGTCCCGGACCTGATCGCCGCGAAACGCGAAGCCGAACACGGCCCGATGCCGGCCCGCGCCGCGGCATATCTGGCGGCCGACATCCCGGCGCTGCGCGCCGAGCTGGAGGAGGCCCGCGACGAGAGCAGACTCCCGGCTTACGCCGACCCGGCCGCCGTGGAGGCCCTGCACGAGCTGGTGGTGACCACCCGCCTCGGTCAGACGTCCGGGATGACGCTGACCAGCCCCTCCGAGGTGTCGTAG
- a CDS encoding nucleotidyltransferase domain-containing protein gives MIELVERHTALAVVVGSRAYGLDGPESDHDRRGVFVAPTRDFWTLDKPPTHLDGPAEEQFSWEIERFCTLALQANPTVLEVLWSPLVTSRNSDGDALVGVRSAFLSRRVAETYGSYARDQLTKVANRHEKTGEINFKQAMHMVRLLMAGVHVLRTGEVLVDVSDRREELLSIKRGERPWAEVSEWAGRLQDELADAAASTRLPQAPDRAAVDRVLVAVRERNLG, from the coding sequence ATGATCGAGCTCGTTGAACGGCACACGGCCCTGGCGGTCGTGGTCGGCTCCCGCGCCTATGGACTGGACGGGCCGGAGTCGGACCACGACCGTCGGGGTGTGTTCGTGGCGCCGACCCGCGACTTCTGGACCCTCGACAAGCCGCCCACCCACCTGGACGGGCCGGCCGAGGAGCAGTTCTCGTGGGAGATCGAGCGGTTCTGCACGCTCGCGCTGCAGGCCAACCCGACGGTTCTCGAGGTGCTGTGGTCGCCGCTGGTCACTTCTCGCAACTCCGACGGTGACGCGCTCGTCGGAGTCCGGAGCGCGTTCCTGTCCCGGCGGGTCGCCGAGACCTACGGCAGCTACGCGCGCGACCAGCTCACCAAGGTCGCCAACCGGCACGAGAAGACCGGGGAGATCAACTTCAAACAGGCCATGCACATGGTACGGCTACTGATGGCCGGCGTTCATGTGCTGCGTACCGGTGAGGTGCTGGTCGACGTCTCGGACCGGCGGGAGGAACTCCTGTCGATCAAGCGCGGCGAACGCCCCTGGGCCGAGGTGTCCGAGTGGGCCGGCCGGCTCCAGGACGAACTCGCCGACGCGGCCGCCTCCACGAGACTCCCCCAAGCCCCGGACCGGGCCGCTGTGGACCGGGTGCTCGTGGCCGTACGAGAAAGGAATCTCGGATGA